Genomic segment of Esox lucius isolate fEsoLuc1 chromosome 15, fEsoLuc1.pri, whole genome shotgun sequence:
TATTCCACTTTCCCACTCCAAACCAGCTAATCCTTCGAGGCAAACCAAATCTTTTATCACTGCACAGCTTTTAAAGTTTTGACTGTAAAGCAGTCCTTGAGGGCGAGAATATACAAGCATCGGCTAGCTCCCTTACCTGGTATGGATCAGGCCTTGGCAAAGTCTACGGATTATTCCCGTAAAAACGAAACCGCTCTGAAACCACTCTCTCTTCATTCCTTTAGTGCATTCTCCTAAACATTGTGCATCTTTATTTTTGGAATACAtggaggacagtggagaatcaTGTGGGCTGAACATGTTCACAACTCTGAGAGACCATCAGATCTCAGATCTTCCAATCCATTCCATTCCATTCTGTTTGCTcttctgttttatttacttCAGACTTCTCTACCCATCATAAAGGCCTCTCCAACAGAGGGCAAAGCATTGTTGAGCTGGTCATTACTGTGTGGCTTGATACTGCTCTTCGAATTTCACCTTGGGAAGCGCTTATTGTCCACCTTGATGGAAAATGACACTGCGGAGATGACCTTCTACCATATTCTTACAGCACTGAAAGACAACTAAAAAATGCTCCCTCCATACAGTATAAATTGCTTATTGAACATAGCTGTTTAAAAAGCCTCCTCATATTGATGTGGTTCCTGTTGAACAATTGGTGGACATCTATTGAGAGCCTTTTTGTGTAAAGTGTATTCATTGGAAGGCATTTCAGCAGTGACCATGTAACAATTCCTCGAAGCGTACTCAACATTCCACTGTAAATGCATTTTGCTCGTCTTTCCATTGATCACTGGTCCAAAAGATGTTTAGCACCATTCAATGAGACCGTGTAAGTGCTGGTTTTCATTCCAGCCAATTAAAGCTTTAATGAATTTCCACCTTGTATCTCAATGATAACAACTGTTGTTCAACATTTGTTCTTTTAAGTACGTTATGAGACTGGATGGGCAAATACTTAATTTATGGTTAagggaaaaacagaaatattcttCATTTTGTGTTTGGTGACATTAGTTAAAGGCCTTGAGTATGTGTACAGAATATGTCTCGTATTGACCTAACCTTGAACAAAAAGCATTCCATGCCCagttattcatttaaaataatccaACCGAGGTGCCTCATGTTCCGACCAAGGTGCTTGATTCAAATATATTGATGGAAAATGCCAGATTTGTTCGTAAcagttcaaatgtattaattagaAAACATCTTACCGCTCTGCTGAGCCGCTCCATCCAGCCCTGGTCTCTGAACCGTTTCCTTCCCCAGTGGGACCGTGAGAGGGTGGAATGTTGATACCCGCCACCCAGCACTCCAcagctcctctccctccacattGTGCCACCAACAAACAGGAAATGATAGTATTCTCCAAAATGTCCAACCAGGAAcctttgtctctcactgttgaaaaCAAGGCTTTTATTTCTGCTTTCCCTCTCAGCTCTTAGTgggccaaaaaaaaaactatgcagCTCCTCTGAGTGCATGCATTGGAAAGGAAGAAATAGCTGTTCCTTTTGATAGGGGAGGGTTGTCAATTATACAAACCAAAGGTAATGTATGTTAACTACACCCAGACCCCAGTCTCAGACACTCTGCAGGGCTACCACAAAACTACACAAGTGTCCTTAcgttaattaaacatttttttcCCGAAAGTGCATCTTCCCGTGAAAATCAACCCCACTTTTCCTGTCATTTGTGAGTCGAGATGCTCTCTGTGACTCGCAGCCCTTCTCAAGTGGTTGATATATTAAAACTTGAACTGATTGATTTAAGAATGCTGTGCCATCGGTGTCTTGATATGGTCGTTGACTAGATTTGAAGAGTCTCAGTCACTGAGCTGCAGACCAGGGATTGATAATAGCTTGACCACTGGGCCTATCTTATACATTCTTGTTCAGGAGGTCTTGTATTTAGTCCCTAGAGCACTTATGATGAATCTCAAACAGCAAGAGAGGATTCACACTGTGGGTGAATGGAAGGTATTTCTCAATCCTCAGGACCTCATGAATACATTCAAAATCTAACTAACTACTTTGGCTTAGTGTGGAATTTGAAAAGTGGGATGaggccatttatttatttgtattcccCAGATCTTTGCCACACTCTTAAACACACTGATAGCAGGGAGAATAATCTCAGTCTTTCAGCTGTAAAGTGGTGTGCACAAAAACCCAACAGTAATGTATTCTGTATTGATTGATGGTTGCTCCTGCAGTGCTAGGTATAAGACACCAACATTATAATCACGCAAAGATTCTGGACTGCCCACAATAAAATCATTGTGCCTTGATTTAAGTTAAACCACCCCCCAACCCCGCCAGCGGCACACAACAGATGATCTAAGCTTCATATCAGTTTCCTTACAACAATCTTTGCTAttctgacaaacacacatagatGTGGCTTTGTCGCCACAATTTGGGAGGTTTTCTGAATTAATCCCAATTATCATTTAATGAAACATAATATTGAAATCTAAAGTTTTACCTTTTCGCATTCTctgttatgtatatatttaaatataaacttGTCAATAGACGTTGTCCATATTCAAAATATCAAATACTAATTTATTTCCTATTATTCTGTATGAAACAGACACATTAATATTATCGTCAAGTCTGCATGATATCTGATAAAGATTCTGCCACTgtgaacaaataataaacacTTTCATAGCCTATGTGCAacgttacatttttatttgaaaacattgttgagattttcaaaagtggtagattttttatattatgTAAAGGTTCGGTTTCATGTACTGCTAGAACATTACGTCCCTTGAAGCCATGTGCCATGTAAGGCAAtaacctaaaaaaaaatgtgtttgttaataatattattcttgtttttgttggtaATATTAATCGTCCCATTTGAATAATCATTTCTAGAAGGCATAAGACCCAGTAGTCTGTCACAGCAGGGTTCAACATGAACGCCATGAAGCAAAAATATAGATTtagattacatttaattttataCTGATTGTTATGAAGTATGTTTTTCGGCCTATAGGATTGATCGATGTAATACATAACCTGTAAATTACAGAATTACTTGAATTTCcttatttgcattttgaattATATATAAACAACCAAGGCAAATTGTGCTTTGTTGTAAGTTATTTGACAATTACTGTGTGTGAACTTCATTGAGAGAATGACTTCAATTTATTGCAAAAATCATAGTGACCTTGGCTATCAATCATTGTATCAGGGTATCTAATGTAAACGGGGGTGTCGCATGGATAACATGCCACATCTGGTCACTCCGCATTGTTGCTTCTTGGTTACCAAGTGATTTATTAGAGACCCTTCTGTGCAACCACTGTGCTACCACCTAGGTCTAAACAAAAGACTAACTCCACGGATCACTTcaagttacattttaaaatgtctaagTTTCACATATAAACTAACGAAAAATCTTACAATTTAACTTTACTGGCACAAAAACCAACCTGAACGAGAAAGTCTGGTTGGCTCAGTTAAAAGCACCATCAAGAGGGAGTCGTGTTTGCTTTCATGACCAATTTATTGCCGATGAACATATGGCCAATATTTTGTCTCACGTCATAGCAGGgggaaaacaaacatcatgcAATGTTAGCTAGTCAGCAAGAGCAGAGCCACTTGGCCAGCTATGCAAACGCACTTGGACAATATCAGAAGAGGAGCACTTGCTTTCTGGGTATATAAACCACATCAGGCTTATCTCTGCACGCACTCCTGACTCCCATTTGGAGATATTTCATTAACTGCGCGCTGTCTTAAGGCTACACCGCTCAGCCCCTTCCAGTCTACAGTCACCAGGTGAGCGCAATAGCCTATATGATATTGATAATAATACTGGGTGTCTTTTTCACGCGGTCTCTGGgtttgtttgtgagtgtgcCTGCTTCTCACTTTTTTTCTTACACCAAATCAAGGATGTCATGGGATACAAGTTCATGTGTTTTCATTCGTTTTTGTAATGCTGGCTTGTATTGCATTTAGGATGTGCCTAAGCTTGCACGTGTATCACCACAacgtcttttttgtttttggtttgatGTAGGCAATCTCTAGACATTTCccaaaatattttgcatttaacattcaattcctgcatacataaaataaatagttaaatCAATCTCGTGTCCATTGTTCCAAGTTGAATAAACAGTTGTTTTCAGTTGTCTTCCTTTCAAGGCTGTCTGCATTATATTGAGAGAGGACTGTACAGTATTATGCTATGGTCAAATCCATGCAAAAGGTAGGGTTATTCTTGCGTGAAATAAGATGATATACTTTCTGTGTAAAAGTTGAGAGAGCAACGTTGACACAGGCCTGTATTTGACGTCGGCGTTTTCTCTTGTAATTTCACTATTTTGTCAGTAGAGTCCGCTAGAGCATTACAGATACTTCTCCAGCGCCAGTATAACACTCGTATATAAGGACACAGACAGTAGGCATGTTTGGGTAATGTTAGTAACTCCAAAGCAGTGTGTTGCTTGTTATAGGTGATGATAATTCTTTGGGAAATGTTACGGAGTGTTTCTCGTAGAGTCGATTTTAAGCAGGTCGCGGTGACTTACGCAAATGATTTTATTCACTCTGTGAGATGTTGAAAGCGGGaagttattaaaaataataaaccgTTTAGCAATTTGTCTCAGAGAAGGCGATAAAGGCCTTGCACACTAACAGACTGTGCAGCATGAAATTCACCGTTACAAATACACTGATGGTTTAACAAATGAAAGCATATCCTCCGGGCACCGGCGCAGCTCTAATCTCGTTGTGACATGTTTAATCATTAGAGGAAGGAAGACGAATAAAGGCATTGGGTTTGCCCAAGAGCAAAAGGTGCTTGGATTTCTTGAATCAACTCGCTAAAAATGATTTGTGCCTCTGGCACACCACCCCGGGACATGGCTTATTCCTATAAATAAAACGGATTTACGGACACTTTTACCTGCATATTATATATAACCTTTTAATCATAGAGGGAGAAATCGGTTTTGTCACTTTTTACATTTCTCATGAGTAACTCGAGGCAAAAGGGGTTACCTTTATCAAAGCCTAACTGCCAGCCTGAGGCAAACACACTGAAATTCAACGATTAAAGAAAAGAATGATCAACGTTATTATACAAATCGTCCTGGGGCGTTGTTAATGCATTCATTCGGAAGATTTATTTAatcacctgtataaaagacctttcttcattcatttgtgaacaacattttaGCTAACATTTGGGGAGATTTTGGGGAGAATTAGGCCAATCTATTCGTCCGACGGCCTTTTTTGAttaatttgtaaattaattAACAAAAGATGGTGAATTCATATTTCTGCAGTACTGTAATATTGTATTGTAATTATAAGCACGAGAACAGTCTCGCAGAATAAGTGGTTTACAGCGTAACTTAGCTCATATtcttaaaaaacacaatttaacgaatccaatgtttttttcctgtgtAGTAGGCTTATAATTATTTATATCAGTCGAATATTACAGACCTTTATGCGTGCTCCAAACAATGTTGAAATTGCTAGGAATTCCCGTGTGAATTTAAAATGCTCTGTTAATTTATTGTTTAGAGTGTATCCATTCCATTAGCGACAATTACACTCAACTGTGAAGTAAATACAAGCCACACACACTGAATATAATCACCAGAGCTGGAGCTCGAGCTCTATCTGCTGTAGAGCGCCAATTGAAAACAATAGCCGGTGCTGCATCTTGATGTTTTTCTATGCAGTTAGTTCTTCTCCACATCAACACTCTCTCTGTCCGATCATTACGGGGTCCGACACCCACCCCCGAACTTCACCCCTGTCTACACTAAGCCTGTGTTTTCATCAGCATCCATACCTTTAACGATTTAAATAGCACAAGAGAGGTGATTCACTACcttatttctattatttaattatgtcattattgattttgtatttttagtatTTACGTCGTGTTTGCATTAATGTGTAGGCTATATGATCAACCAACCAAATGTAATATATACAACTATATTTTAACAGTTGTCACGAAGGGGCATGCCTATCATTAGGCCTACATTGGTTACTGTTACCACTGCAATTTGCGagctttttataaaatgttcaagTCTCAAATATATCACTTATTGCCTAGAAACGCAGCCGTCAAGTAAACTGAACCTGATTTGATAAAGAATGTCACGCACTGCATAGTCAGAGTGAAAAGGCAAGAGGCCTGTTTGAGCTACCTGTGAAAGTAAACAGGTAAACACAAGGAGATGGCTCTCGAAGTGAAGTACAGCCACTTAGCCTGTGCACATTTACCTCTTCTTGCCGAAACCCTCAGTTCAATTGTTCAAATACATCCCCAATAACTGCCCACAGACCGCGCTCGAGCGCTCCAACTAACACCAGCGCGCGCTCTCATTTTGCCACTAAGAAGCATGGACAAGCGGAATGACACGGCTGGTAAGCCTATACTGTTTCCCGCCTATAGTATTTCAACCTAGCCCAGGCACGACTATAAATAATGCATCAACTCAATTTTTGCAGAAAATAAAACTAACTCTTTAAAATAAGGAGCCGTTCCATATTTAATGTGATGATAAGATGTGCACATAAGCACTGGAATAAAGTCCACGAGTGCAGGATACATATTGTTCTTGTTCACCGCACACAGAGCGTGGTTGATTCCGCGGAAGGTGTCCCTCACACGTCGAATATTTAAAGCATACTCGGCAGATAGGCTAAGGTCAGGCAGGAACATCTTAGCTTCGTCACAGCTCGGCTTTGCCCAAACCCGTTTAGTTCAATGGAGCCACTGTGGCTAGTTGAAGCAGTGTGATTAATTATATATGCCAAAACTCTGGTAAAATAGTTACCTCTTAGGGCAGGCGTACTGCTATCTCCATGAAAGGAGGAATAAAGCTACTACCAAATAGTGTTAATGTGGACTcataataattattgttattatcattataacggccaaataatatatattttttatcctactaataatacatatttacattaatatttattttttgttaaaaaataatgtacagtgttgacattatcatacaaaccctttgtgtttaaaaaaaaaaaaaaacagtaaacgGTGGGGCTTTTGTTAAGGAAGATTGCATCTGAAGGCGAGAGGGTATCCCACAAACTTTGTACACCCGGTATTTATTGAGCCGGTATTTATTGAGCCAGTAAAGTAACTGGCATGTTTAGGCACTAGAGAAGATGTTTTGACACCTTCCTCGTCTGCACCCTATGAGGGAGCAGAAGGAGagttatgtgtctgtgtgctcagAGGAAGGACTTTCCTTAATATTGTGCAAGGATTCGGGATTGAATGAAGAGATAGTCCATTGAAAGCAGTTGAATGCCATGACAACTAGGAACAACCTCAGATTTATTCCAAACAGTTAGAAAGCATTGTACAGGGGCGTCAATCATCCATTATTTCGCCCCTGAAATAAATGCAAAAACTGCTCCCGGACAAAAGCTTCCAACGGGAGCCGGACATTTGTCTACATTTCCTCTATTGTCTGCAGCTTAGCAATcggtttgtatttgtgtttgccCGGTCCGACCACCCAGGATGCGCAGAGGACCTGCTAGAAACGTGCAACATTGTCACCCACATCACATACTAGATAGGAGGCAGAGGGGCAACGACAGAGGGAATGGAAGCGGAAACAAATCTTGAAGGGAGGAAAATAAACTAATCTAGAATGATACTTTGCTTTCTACGAAAGAGGTGACAGAGCATTTATTAAGCACGTCGAAAGAGCCTTCACAAACAATAGGCTACTCTGCTGTTTTCTGgggtaaaaacaaaagcaatttctttgaaaatgatgTAGCCTAGTTAGGAAGATGTGTTAAAGTTAAAGTTCGTTGAGCATGAGAGAATGAGTTATGTTAAATTCAATGTAGCAGGTTAGAATAGCATCGTTTTCAAGAATAGGTCATAGTTCCACTGCCCACTGTAGACTTTTCTTATTGTCAAATTATAAATATCTAGGCTATTATTCCGatgttatattattattgtcattatgcaattatattgtattattgtCAGTATTGATAGTAATATAGGCTTTtcctaattattattattatcattgcCCTTATTATGTCGACAGTCCGATCGATGTTTTCCAAACAAATAGACTCTGATATATTTAACTAAAGCCCCTTGTCCCAAAGCCTAAACCAAAATATTGactcaaatgttttacataaatTAGTGTTGAAAATTCAAACAATATCTTACTTGAGAGAAAATTGAAATGAATAGGCCATCGAAAGGGGAATCGTTCAGACCAAAGTTTTGCaccaacagcaaaaaaaaaaaaaacgttttcagTTTAttgattcaatattttatatatgcGGAGAGTATAACGGGAAAGCTTTTACTGGAGCAATTTGTTAAAACGCGCTTTCAAGTATTCGGAGTATAAAGCTACTTGGAGGTCCTTTGTATGTAAATAGGGTGTAAAAAAGGCCCTCCCCATCTTTGTAATTAATTGACACGTTATACCACTCATCATGTTCTGAAGCACCAATGGTAGAGGCTCGGATCTCCCCAAAACCCACAATTTCACATCTGCAAACACTGTCTTCATCCACTTGACTCCCAAGACCCGCCCACACGTGGCCAACCTTTTGCGTTTTTAATGCTTTTTCACTGCAGGTTCATGTGTTGAGACCAACCTTATATGGACTGATCGGACCGGTAATGGCTTATTTCCCCCTAGCACCCAGCAGTAGCACAGTATCCATGAGCCAGATATAGCACTTCAGCCACTTTGGCATTCTTCCTGGACTTACAGAACTGATTCCTACTACTTGGTTAGGCAATGGTTATCGACAGAGGCTCATGATTTGCTTTGACTAGTTCAGCGTAAAACCGCAAAGAGATCTTTTTTTCTGAACAGcgattgtgttttgtgttttaaaacagcGGATTGGCAAACTGTTACAGCAACATTCCATACATTTCCCCAGAATATGTCGTTGACCAACACAAAGACCGGCTTTTCTGTAAAGGACATTCTGGACCTCCCTGACACCAATGATGAAGAAGGATCTATCACTGGACCGGAGGAAGATAATGAGGGATCGGAGACGACAAAAAATACTGGAGTTTTGGTGCAAAGTCCGTTAGAAAATGTTCAAAATCTGCCTATAAAGAACCCCTTTTATGATAGTAGTGACAATCCTTACACAAGATGGCTTGCAACCACGGACAGCATCCAATACTCACGTAAGTAAGCCGATTATTTTTAAGAATCCTACATTAATTTGCAATGCACATCTTGTTAGTGTTATCCAATGTATAGCCTTCTTGATGGAATGCACAATCTTTATTCCTTAGTGTCTGTGATCAATGATGCCTTTGACTAAAGTGCAGCATTCGTCTTTATTTACCGTCCGTTGCTGCGTTTGACTTAAGACGATtgcagtttttaagtaattttatGCTTACATCTGCTCTACTTGCACTAAAAGTGCATCGAATATGATTGATGAAGTCTTGTAAATGTATCGAGTACATCGCGATATAATATCGGCTTTAAAAATATGACCCTGTGTGTGACATTTTTGCATGATGATAATTTCTAAACTGACAATGGATGATGTTTGCTGCTTCAGTGAATCACTTTCAGGACTGATAAGGATATTTATTTTGGGTCCCAAAAATAATATGAGCAAATTGTATCTTGGCTGTAAAACCAAGCAAACCAATCTAAACAAAATGCATTCCTTTAAAATTGTGATTTTATAAAATCACATTAAATGTAGCGTTTCGATGTGTGGCAGGTGCACCTCAGTGGAGAAACCCCTTTTAACGGTTGCATTTTGTTTCTCCCACTTAGTGCATGGTCTTTCAGCTAGTTCCCAAGACTCAGCCAAATCCCCGGAACCCTCCGCAGACGAATCGCCAGATAATGACAAGGAAACTTCAAGCAACGGCAGCGACTCCGGTAAGAAGCGAAAAAGAAGAGTGCTGTTTTCCAAGGCACAGACGTACGAACTTGAGCGTCGGTTTAGGCAACAGAGATACCTTTCCGCACCAGAGAGAGAACACCTCGCGAGTTTGATTCGCCTGACACCAACTCAAGTGAAAATTTGGTTCCAGAATCATCGGTACAAAATGAAGAGAGCGCGCGCTGAAAAAGGTATGGAAGTGAcccatctcccctctccccgGCGGGTGGCCGTGCCTGTCTTAGTCAGGGATGGAAAGCCTTGTCATACTCTTAAAGCTCAGGACTTGGCGGCCACTTTTCAGGCTGGATTCCCCCTCTCGGCGTATAGTGCCCAGACCCTTCATCAAATGCAATATAATGCTCAGTACTGCGCCGCCACCACGCCACAATTCCCTTCAGCACATCACTTGGTGCAAACGCAACAGTGGACTTGGTGAACTATAGTAGAGACTGGCGGGGCTGCCTTGTAGGAGCACGATAGGGAGTCCACTACAAAATAAAGACTTTTCCTTTTTGCAGCTTGACCCATATCTCCCATTTTTTTCGGGGCTAATGTGTGCGCCGTGTTTACATGTTTTCGTTAAGAGAACTGGGTCCAGCCTCTCCCTAGATTTAAGAATGTCAATGCTCTTGTGAAATTTTGTaaagtatgtttgtgtgttgtagagatgttttctttttgtccttCGTGTTATAAGCACGTACAAAACCACTTTATAATTATAGAAGATTTTATTTCTTGCTTATTTTACAATGGACCGAAAATATTTATGGCCATGAATAAACAATGGCAACTTTTAGCTTTTttccctttgtttttgtttttgtaaatacttgtgGTAATTGTTT
This window contains:
- the nkx2.2a gene encoding homeobox protein Nkx-2.2a isoform X1, with product MAVVHYSEADWQTVTATFHTFPQNMSLTNTKTGFSVKDILDLPDTNDEEGSITGPEEDNEGSETTKNTGVLVQSPLENVQNLPIKNPFYDSSDNPYTRWLATTDSIQYSLHGLSASSQDSAKSPEPSADESPDNDKETSSNGSDSGKKRKRRVLFSKAQTYELERRFRQQRYLSAPEREHLASLIRLTPTQVKIWFQNHRYKMKRARAEKGMEVTHLPSPRRVAVPVLVRDGKPCHTLKAQDLAATFQAGFPLSAYSAQTLHQMQYNAQYCAATTPQFPSAHHLVQTQQWTW
- the nkx2.2a gene encoding homeobox protein Nkx-2.2a isoform X2 — protein: MSLTNTKTGFSVKDILDLPDTNDEEGSITGPEEDNEGSETTKNTGVLVQSPLENVQNLPIKNPFYDSSDNPYTRWLATTDSIQYSLHGLSASSQDSAKSPEPSADESPDNDKETSSNGSDSGKKRKRRVLFSKAQTYELERRFRQQRYLSAPEREHLASLIRLTPTQVKIWFQNHRYKMKRARAEKGMEVTHLPSPRRVAVPVLVRDGKPCHTLKAQDLAATFQAGFPLSAYSAQTLHQMQYNAQYCAATTPQFPSAHHLVQTQQWTW